A window of Haliscomenobacter hydrossis DSM 1100 contains these coding sequences:
- the fabF gene encoding beta-ketoacyl-ACP synthase II, translated as MRRVVVTGLGAVTPIGNTLSAYQEGLQKGVSGANLITLFNASEFKTHFACEVKDFNPEVAIDKKEVRRIDRFTQFALVSSDEAMIDSGLAAQLEELNPDRIGVIWASGIGGLRSLEEEIETFTSGNGTPRYNPFMIPKMIADIAAGHISIKYGFRGINYATVSACASASHAIMNAFDYIRLGRNDIIVTGGSEAAVTKAGIGGFNAMKALSTRNDDFKTASRPFDKDRDGFVLGEGGGALILEAYEHAKKRGAKIYAEIVGAGATADAYHITAPHPDGLGALNVMRMALADANMNPEEIDYVNVHGTSTPLGDIAETKAIKGVFGEHAYGLNISSTKSMTGHLLGAAGAIEAIAGILAIKGQFIPPTINHFTDDPEIDNRLNLTFNEAQERKVRAILSNTFGFGGHNSSLIFKQFAE; from the coding sequence ATGAGAAGAGTTGTTGTAACCGGGTTGGGAGCAGTTACCCCCATTGGTAATACCCTGTCGGCATACCAGGAAGGTTTACAGAAAGGAGTCAGCGGTGCAAATCTGATCACACTGTTCAATGCTTCAGAATTCAAAACCCATTTCGCGTGTGAAGTCAAAGACTTCAATCCCGAGGTGGCTATTGATAAAAAAGAAGTTCGAAGAATTGACCGTTTCACCCAATTTGCCCTCGTGAGCTCCGATGAGGCCATGATTGATTCGGGTTTGGCGGCTCAATTGGAGGAACTCAACCCCGATCGGATCGGCGTTATTTGGGCATCCGGCATCGGTGGATTGCGTTCTTTGGAAGAAGAAATTGAAACCTTTACCTCCGGCAATGGTACTCCGCGCTACAATCCGTTCATGATTCCCAAGATGATTGCGGACATTGCGGCTGGGCACATTTCCATCAAATACGGTTTTCGAGGCATCAACTACGCTACCGTTTCGGCTTGTGCCTCGGCATCTCATGCCATCATGAATGCCTTTGATTACATCCGTTTGGGCCGCAACGACATCATCGTTACCGGAGGTTCCGAAGCGGCCGTAACCAAAGCGGGCATTGGTGGTTTCAACGCCATGAAAGCCCTTTCTACCCGCAACGACGACTTCAAAACCGCCTCCCGGCCTTTCGACAAAGACCGCGATGGCTTCGTCTTGGGTGAAGGAGGCGGCGCTTTGATCCTCGAAGCATACGAGCACGCCAAAAAGCGCGGAGCAAAAATATACGCCGAAATTGTGGGCGCAGGGGCTACTGCCGACGCCTATCACATTACTGCACCACACCCGGATGGTTTGGGCGCGCTGAATGTGATGCGCATGGCGCTGGCCGATGCCAACATGAATCCGGAAGAAATTGATTACGTAAACGTACACGGCACGTCTACTCCTTTGGGGGACATTGCCGAAACCAAAGCCATCAAAGGGGTATTTGGGGAACACGCTTACGGCCTCAACATCAGTTCGACCAAATCCATGACTGGTCACCTCCTGGGTGCAGCGGGTGCCATTGAGGCCATTGCGGGTATCCTGGCCATTAAAGGTCAATTCATACCCCCAACCATCAATCATTTTACCGACGATCCAGAAATCGACAATCGCCTGAACCTGACCTTCAACGAGGCTCAGGAACGTAAAGTCCGGGCGATTTTAAGCAATACTTTTGGCTTCGGTGGCCACAATTCGTCTTTGATCTTTAAGCAGTTCGCAGAATAG
- a CDS encoding acyl carrier protein, translated as MSSIAEKVTKIIVEKLGITESEVTPEASFTTDLGADSLDTVELIMEFEKQFDISIPDEQAENIKTVGDAVAYLEANAGK; from the coding sequence ATGTCAAGCATTGCAGAAAAAGTAACCAAAATCATTGTTGAGAAGCTGGGAATCACGGAGTCCGAAGTTACTCCAGAGGCGAGCTTCACGACCGATTTGGGTGCGGACTCTCTGGACACCGTTGAGCTGATCATGGAATTCGAGAAGCAGTTCGATATCTCCATCCCGGACGAGCAAGCGGAAAACATTAAAACGGTTGGTGACGCAGTTGCCTACCTTGAGGCCAACGCTGGTAAGTAA
- the lptB gene encoding LPS export ABC transporter ATP-binding protein produces MILRSDNLIKVYGRRHVVKGVSINVNQGEIVGLLGPNGAGKTTTFYMVVGFIQPNEGKVFLNDEEITNLPMYKRAQKGIGYLPQEPSVFRKLTVEDNVKAVLEMTNLSKAEQKDKLEELMDEFGLHKVRKSRGDTLSGGERRRTEIARALATSPTFILLDEPFAGIDPIAVEDIQYIVAKLKTKNIGILITDHNVQETLSITDRAYLMFEGNILKAGTAEELAADEMVRKVYLGQHFELRRKVIDVSRQPGEHESQRN; encoded by the coding sequence ATGATTCTTCGCAGCGATAACCTGATCAAAGTATACGGCCGCCGTCACGTGGTAAAAGGTGTGAGCATCAATGTCAATCAAGGAGAAATTGTTGGACTCCTGGGCCCAAACGGTGCGGGCAAAACCACTACCTTTTATATGGTGGTAGGTTTTATTCAACCCAATGAAGGCAAGGTATTCCTCAATGATGAGGAAATCACCAACCTGCCCATGTACAAACGCGCCCAAAAGGGGATCGGTTATTTGCCGCAAGAACCCTCGGTGTTTCGAAAATTGACAGTAGAAGACAACGTCAAGGCGGTTTTGGAAATGACCAACCTGTCCAAAGCAGAGCAAAAGGACAAACTCGAAGAGCTCATGGACGAATTTGGCCTGCACAAAGTGCGCAAAAGCCGGGGGGATACCCTCTCCGGGGGGGAGCGTCGCCGTACGGAAATTGCCCGGGCATTGGCCACCAGCCCCACCTTTATTTTACTCGACGAACCTTTTGCCGGCATCGACCCCATTGCGGTGGAAGACATTCAGTACATCGTGGCCAAGCTCAAAACCAAAAACATTGGCATCCTGATCACCGACCACAACGTACAAGAAACGCTTTCCATCACGGATCGGGCTTATTTGATGTTTGAAGGTAACATCCTCAAAGCCGGAACCGCCGAAGAACTTGCCGCCGATGAAATGGTACGCAAAGTATATTTGGGGCAACATTTCGAATTGCGCAGAAAAGTTATTGATGTTTCGAGACAACCGGGCGAACATGAATCACAAAGGAACTAA
- the rnc gene encoding ribonuclease III, with the protein MRLLFKFYNYYLSPDKELARKLKPLLGYTPANLGIFKLAFSHKSTSNSGDKAYPMQNNERLEYLGDAVLGTIVAEYLFKKYPDSNEGFLTKMRSKLVKRKSLNRIGDKMELELLLSEYNTTRLSRSMLGNAVEALVGAVYLDRGYASTKIFVINHMLRKYVNIHELERLDDNYKSQLLEWCQKSGKNVTYKLLARYKFEKRDRFKVAVMINNKRVATADDFNKKSAEQMASEKAMIALGILIEEEDED; encoded by the coding sequence TTGCGGTTATTATTCAAATTTTACAACTATTACCTTTCGCCGGATAAGGAATTGGCCCGTAAGCTCAAGCCTTTATTGGGGTACACCCCGGCGAATCTGGGTATTTTCAAGTTGGCGTTTTCCCACAAATCCACCAGCAACTCCGGGGATAAAGCCTATCCCATGCAAAACAACGAACGCCTGGAATACCTGGGCGATGCGGTACTCGGTACCATCGTTGCGGAGTACCTCTTCAAAAAATACCCGGATAGCAATGAGGGCTTCCTCACCAAAATGCGCTCAAAACTGGTGAAACGAAAATCGCTCAACCGGATTGGGGACAAAATGGAGCTCGAACTCCTGCTCTCCGAGTACAATACCACCCGTCTCAGCCGGTCCATGCTGGGCAACGCCGTAGAAGCCCTGGTGGGTGCCGTGTACCTCGACCGGGGTTACGCCTCCACCAAAATCTTCGTGATCAACCACATGCTGCGCAAGTATGTCAACATCCACGAACTCGAACGCCTCGACGACAACTACAAGAGCCAACTGCTGGAATGGTGTCAAAAAAGTGGCAAAAATGTAACCTACAAGCTACTGGCCCGTTATAAGTTCGAAAAACGCGATCGCTTCAAAGTCGCGGTCATGATCAACAACAAACGGGTAGCCACCGCCGACGATTTTAATAAAAAAAGCGCCGAACAAATGGCTTCGGAAAAAGCCATGATTGCCTTGGGCATCCTGATTGAAGAAGAAGACGAAGATTGA